The Ignavibacteriales bacterium sequence TATTTTTCTGAGAGCAAAAATCGCGATACTAGTAAAGAAACACTGAGATTGGGGCGGATAGAATTTTGAATACGTACTGATATCACTGGTTCGGCAAAAGATAACGAGTTTAGTGACACACTAAAAAAACTTATTTCAGAAGGAAAGAAAAACATAATTATTGACCTGAAAGAAACCGGATTTATGAATAGTTCTGGATTAGGAATCTTGATTGCAGGATACACAGCTGTTAAAAATGGTGACGGTGAACTAAAACTTGCTAATCTAACTGACAAAATTGAAAGTTTATTATTAATTACAAAACTTAATACAGTCTTTTCAAATTTTGAATCTGTAGAGGAAGCAGTAAATAGTTTTGCTAAATAATAAAAGCAAAAAATTTAATAAAATATTCTTATCACGTTAAAATAGAAAACTCATCATTAGCCTTGACTTGAAGAACCAACACCAAGTGCTTCCGGAAAAATATTAGTTGTAGCAACTATGCATGGAAACACAACAACACAGTGAATGATTAATGGTAAAGATCTAGTGATAGGTTTAAATGTATACATCAAAAATAGTTTTTGCGAGTCAGTTTTTATTCAAAATCTTTGATCTCCAAACCGGTTAATTATTCGTCCGCAACAAGCCAGTTAACTGCTTCCTTAACGTTATCAAAATATTTAGATTCGCTCCACCGGCTATTCTGACTTACCGTCTCGAATGAATGGCTATGCTTAATGACTATCGCTATTCTATCAGTAATTTGAAATCCAAATTGTTGAAGCTCTTCTCCGGTTGAGTGAATGTTTACGGAAGCGTCTGTATCGGTATGATTTATTAAATATCTACTACAGCTGTGTTCATGAGCAACTTTTATAGCATCTTTTGAATATAGCTCGGCAGTCTTAAAACACGTTCTTCCTACAGACTTTATTTCCACTATTTTATTGTCATCAAGATAACGTATCGAATATTCCATTATAAATCCTTTTGTTATGAAGTAATTCAAATATAGAAATTTAATTACCTCATTATCGAAGAAATTGAAAAATTTTTAAGTGATATGATTGCGTTAAAGAAAGCTTGAATATTCCAAAGCTCTTTTGAGATATAAATAAATCACTATTTTGATTGAGTTCTTCGAGAAAAGAAACTAGGATTCGTTTTCATAATGAAATGATTGGCTAAGAATAATAGATTATTTCTCCTACAAAAAAAGAAAGGTGTCTCTATTCATTATTCAATCTGAGCCTCATAATTAGTATGGAATAAGTGAAGTGGAGTGATCACTAACAAAGAGTTCAGTGTAGATGGTATATTTGTAGGTATTTGGAAATGGCCTGGTCACAAAATGGTCGTGACAATTCAAAAAGCAGTGATTATCGACAAATTTCAGAGGCGTTTCTCCGAGGCAACGAATCCCTTATTATCCATACTAAAAATAAATCTTCGATTGCAAAAATTGAACAATTTTATCGAGGTTTTTATTTTATAAGGGCTAAATATAGATTGAGAAATATTGTACATCTGCCCCATACAAAATATAGGATCTTCGGTTTAATACATCATAAGTGTATTGACCACTGCTTTTTAAAACTACTAGAGAATTTAATTTACACTTACTTACTATTCCAATTAGACATATTTTTGATTTAAAATAGACTGTAAGGAAAATTATTGTATTTATTAACCGGTAAAAAAATAATTTCGGTTTTGTTTTTCGCTGTAGTTACTATAAGCTGTAATTCGGGTGATGCGGGGATTATACCGGAATCCAGAACAAGTGTTAAAAACGATTCTCTTTTTTTAGATAGAACCTATCATATCTTTGTCCCTGAATCATATACAGTTCAAGGAGATCCGGCACCTCTTGTGTTCGTATTTCATGGCGCAGGTGATACAGGGATTAATTTTGAAAATTATTCCGGACTTGATAATGAAGCGCTAAATTTTGGAGCAATAGTTGTGTATCCGGATGCTAAAACAGCTAATTGGAACGAAGGTTGTGATTGTAATATTGCTTCAAGGTTGCAAATCGATGATTTAGGTTTTGTAAAATTTCTTGTCAATAAAATAAAAAAAGAATATAAGATTGATTCATCAAGAATCTATGCAGTTGGCTTTTCTCAAGGAGGCTTATTTGCTCAATATATTGCTTGTGCTGCGTCAGATTTATTCGCAGCAGTGGCAATTGAAGCAGCTACTTTTTCAGTACCGTTATCAGAGAATTGTTTTCCAAAGCAATCAAAAAACATCTTAATGATAAACGGTACAACTGATCACGTTTTACCTTATGAAGGGAATTTAAATGACGGTAAATTTTCTCTTCTATCAGCTAATGCTGCAATAAAATTGTGGGCGGCTAAAAATAGTTGTAGTTCAACGCCAGTTGTAGAGTATTTTCAAAATTCCACTGGGTTTAAAATTAGGAAGGAAATTTATGGCAACTGCAGAGATGCTGTGGAAGTGGTTATCTATATTGTTGAGAATGGTGGTCATGATTGGTTCCTAAGTCCGGAATTATACGCACCAAAAGTGATTATGGATTTTTTCAAAAGACATTAATAAGAATTCAATAATAATCTGGTTCCGTTTATTTTTTTACTATAGATGTATTTAAAGATTACCAAAACCTCAGAAGAGATCATAATCCAAACTTCGAATTAGTCCTTCCCAAAAAGCACTCACGATTTAGGTGGATAATAAGTTTAAACACTAATTCATCTATTAATAGAAAAATCCATATTAAAATAGTAATGAAATACCGGTCATGTAAGATTTGTCTTCAAAGACATGAAGAATAAACAACAAGTTTAATCCGGACCTAATGAATGGGACGAAGCTGAGTATTAAATGGGTTAAAAGACTTTATCTGATTCAACTCCATGTTGAATGTTTTACCGTATAATAAATAAAAACCGCTAATGATGTGTGCAGGTTAATCATGCAATCGGTGAACTCAGATTGACTGATTATAGTCTTAATGGGTTTAGTCATATTCATTCATATTGCACCTAATTATATATTCAAATAATGAATTTGAATCGGTTCTGATACAAGCGAATTAAATCAGATAAGTAATTTATCGCCAGTCAATTTGAGCAACCGGAAGAAAATAATTTAATTCAAAATACTCTGAACTAAACTTTTAAAAAAATTTTATTTGATAAGAATAGACAGTAGTTGACAAATCCTTTTTTGAATGATCCTAGTTAACTTTTTGGTAACAAAAAGAGTAATCACCTTATCTTTTTTTACAAATAAACTTGCTGCTAACCGTTTATAAAACGATCAAACCGCTTAACACACAATGGTTTTTGTCTCCGACCGGAAAATATAAATTGCACCCAAAATTAATTTGCAGAGAATGTCTAGTTACGGAAATGAAAGAACATTTTTTCTTACCTGGAGGAAATATGAAAAAAACCCTAACCTTTTTTATCTTACTATTTATTACGGCATCGTCCATAGCAGTTGCAGCAACCGGGAAAATCAAAGGACGAGTGGTTGACATTGCCACCCGTGAACCATTGATAGGTGCTAATGTAGTTGTTATCGGGACGTCATTTGGCGCTGCTACGGATTTGAACGGCGAATATGTCATTTCAAATTTGGAAGCTGGTACCTATGAAGTTAAAGCTTCGTTCATTAGCTATACCTCAAGCTCAGTTACAAATGTAAGAGTATCTTCCGATTTAACGACAGAATTAAATTTCGAATTATCCTCGCAAGATGTTTCAATGGGTGAAATTACAATTGTTGCTCGAAGAGAATTAGTTAATAAGAGTAATACAAATGCAATCCATGTTACATCGCGTGAAGATATCGAAAATCTGCCTGTGAGAGGAATGAATAATATCTTTGGACTTTCGGCAGGAGTTGTTCTTCAAGACAATACCGTATTTATCCGCGGCGGACGAATTGATGAAACAGGTTTTTATCTGGAAGGAGTCAATGTAAGAAACCCAATGACCGGTAATAATGCGGTTCGAGTTGTCCAAGATGCTGTTGAAGAAGTTGAAGTTCAAGTAGGCGGTTATACCGCAGAGTACGGTGGGGCTAATGCAGGCATAATACGCCAGCAACTAAAATCTGGTACAAGTAGTTTTAAAGGTACATTAGATTATGCTACCGATAATATTACATTCAAGAGTAAAGATAATGCATACGATGGAAAACAACGTCTAGGAGCGTACTGGTATGGATATGATGAATTAACAGGATCGTTAAGCGGACCATTGCTTAGTGAAAAAGTAAAATTTTTTATTCTTGGAAATTACAATTATCAAAGGGACCCAAATCCCCAGCGCTACCCCGGTATAGATTTGGGAATGTACAGAGATGCTTCAACTCAGGATTCCATAAATTTAGTTTACCCAGGAGGAGCTCTATTAGATAATCAAAATAGAGCGGTTACATTTTCTTCAACAATATCTGTAGATCTAAATCCAATTCAAATTCGGTTTGCCGGAACATATACAAATCAATCTTTCCAAAATCCTATGAACTCAAATCGCGTAGCCGGAAGTATCAGCAATATGCTTAACACATCAAGAACAGAACAACGCGATGCGAATAACGGTTCCGGTAGTGTAAAAATCACACATGTGCTTAGTAATAAAATGTATTACGATATAACTCTTGGTTATTTCTTTCAATCACAAAAATTTTATGATCCTTTCCTAAAAGACAATTTCATGGCATATGGCGATAGTCTTGCAAATGCTCAGTTTGGATTCACAAATTTCCAGAGCATGTATGTCAGACCGAGTCAGGTTAGCGTCTATGGATTTGCTTTTAGTAAACCAGGAGATCCTTTAGCCGGATATGGAAAATTCCGTAGAGAGAATTTTACTTTGAGCGGAACATTCTCATGGGATCCAAATAAAATTCATTCAATTAAAATCGGCGGTGAATATCAAAAATATGTAATGCGAAATTACAGTTGGGCAAACGGAACTGCTGTTGCTCTCGCCGGCTTGATAAGTGCAAGAGGTACCAAAACAATTGAACAGGTAATGCAAACGAGAGGAGTGAATAATTACGGTTATGATGTATTAGGAAATGAACTTAATGATGATCCATTTTTCGGTCCGCATCGCCCTGTCTTTGCTGCCGCATTTATGCAGGATAAAATAACATTCGAAGATATAATCTTGAATTTAGGACTGCGGTTTGATTACATAGATACTGATACTTACGAATTTGTAGATCCAACATTCCCGGATGCAGCATTTAATTTTAGCAGCAACTACGATATCATTCCAGAAGGTCTAAAGAGAGTACCATCTTATTCATATCTCAGTCCGAGAATTGGCGTTTCATTTCCTGTTACAGATGTTACAATGTTTCATGCTCAATACGGAAAATTTATACAGCAAACTCGCCTAGCGGATATCTATCAGGGCTACTATGCATCTGCGCGTAATTTGGTCGGGGGTAATTATCTTCCGCAGCCTATCGCATTCAGTTTACAGCCGACAAAAACTATCCAATATGAATTAGGGCTTACGCAGCAGATTGGAGACTTCGCTTCGTTTGATCTTACCGGGTATTATAAAGACATAAAAGATCAAGTAACGTATCAAATGGTCATTGCTAGTAAAGAATCTCAAACAAAAAATTATCCTGTTTATGCAAACGGAGATTTTTCTACTACAAAAGGAGTCGAATTATCTTTCCAGATGCGCAGGATAAATAGAATTGCTATAAATGCATCTTTGTCATTTCAGGATGCTCAGGGAACAGGCTCTTTCCCAAATTCAAACAGTGGCATGGTTGCAGGAGCAGAAGGTGTAACATTTTTACCGAATTATGTTTCGCCACTTGTCTTTAATAATTCTTATAGAGGAAGCATCAATTTTGATTATCACTTTGGTATTAATGATGGTCCATCACTTCTTCATGAATTTGGCGCTTCATTATTAATGAATTTTTCCAGCGGACATCCTTTTACAAGAGGAGTTGGTGCCGCAGATCTGGAAGGAAATCCCAGAGGAAGAGTTCCTGTCGAATCATTAAATGCATCTGTTACGCCGTCTTCATTCCAGGTTGACCTTCGTGTAGATAAGACAATCCACCTTTTCGATAAGATGAAACTGAATATTTATTTATTTGTAATCAATCTCTTCGATAGAAAAAATGTTGAAAATGTATTCTTAAGAACCGGTTCCAATACTGATGATGGTTATATAAGTAATCCTCAATTAAGCGGACAGCTTGTTAACCAGTTGGGATATGCCGATATGTACAGAGCAATCAATATTGATTATTACCAACAATACCAGCAAGTGGCGAACACTTATTTAATGACTAACCCATATTTCTGGGGTCCACCTCGGCAGATTCGCTTAGGCCTCAGGCTGGAATATTAATAAACAATGTTGAAAACAAATTAATGGGAGTAAATAAAAATGATTATAAAGAAAAGTGTTATGCTGTTACTAATTGTTTTTTCCTTTCTGTTTTTACCTGCTAAGCAGTATGCAGAGGGGAAAGAAACAAAAAAACGAGTAAGTAAAACAACATTGGGTTCGCCAAACACTACAAGACTTAATATAAATAACATTTCAACATTTTTTAGGAGTGATGGCGATTCCGATGATCTGGATTCAAATAATGCAGGATTCTTTTTCCCAAAAGGTAGTGGTAAAACTGCAGCTTATGAATCCGGACTTTTGTGGGGAGCTCGAATTAATGGAAGTGCAACTGACATTAAAGTGGGAGGGAATGCGTACGTTGCCGGACTTCAACCAGGCAAGATACTTTCTCCAGGTGTAGCTGAAAGCCCTAACCTACCAAAAAATAGAATTTACCGTGTAAGACCGGATTATAAAACTGCAGATCTTACTATGGAATCCAGAGATGAAGGAGTTCCGGTTGCCGAAATATATAATCAATATGATTTGGATTGGAAAGAATGGCCATGGCAAGATGGCGCTCCATTCGAAGACAAAGACGGAGATAAAAGATATAATCCCGATGTTGATATTCCAGGAGTTCCCGGTGCCAGTCAATCAATTTGGTATGTAGCGAATGATTTGGATGCAACAAAAACAACAGCTCTCCATGGCTCTCAACCGATGGGAATCGAAGAGCAAGGGACTATGTGGGCATATTCTCAAGCCGGCCCATTAGGCAATATGATATTCCGCAAATACTTATTGATTAATAAAAGTACAGATACTTTCAGAGATATGTATGTAAGTATGTTTTCTGATATCGATTTAGGATTCTCAGATGATGATATGGCCGGTTGTGATACTACTTTAAGCCTAGGCTATGTTTATAATTCTTCGAATCACGATTCAAAGTATGGGACAATGATTCCACCTGCAACTGGTTTTGATTTTTTTCAGGGCCCGATAGTAAATGGATCGGCAACTGATACAGCAATATTTAGAGGAAAGAAAATTGCCGGTAAGAGAAATCTTCCAATGACGGCATTCTATTATTTTGCCAAAGGAGATCCGGCAGTTTCAGATCCGCCCAATGGAACATATCAAGGAACTACTGAATTTTATAATTTCTTCCAGGGTCGAATTGGAAGAAGCGGTGAACCTTTTAGAACGCCTGCGAGACTAGGTGCAACAGCTACACCATTTACACTATCGGGTGATCCTGTTGCGGGAACAGGTTGGCTCGATGGTGAAATTATTAGTACTAGCGACAGAAGAATTGGATCTGCTTCCGGACCTTTTAATATGGCACCTGGAGATACACAAGAAGTTGTTGTTGCTCAAATTTGTGCTATGGGAACGGATTATCTTAATTCTGTTACTCTCTTAAAAGCATATGATAGAGTGGCTCAAGATGCCTATAATAATTTCTTCCAAATTCCCAGCGGCGCTGCATTACCAATCGTAACAGCTTCGGGATTAGATAAAGAAGTAATTCTTTCTTGGGGCGATCCAACAGCTGCGGCACAAACTGAAAACTATTCTCAAAGAGGATACAATTTTGAGGGATACAACGTTTATCAATTACCATTGTCATCTTCATTAAAAACGGACGCAAAATTAATTGCCACTTACGATTTAGTGAACAATATAAAAGTTTTATATGATTATGTTTTTGATAGCAGAACTGGGACCGATGAACGAGTACCGGTTCAGTTTGGTAAAGATTCCGGAATTTCTAGATCAATTGATCTAACTCAAGATTATGTGAGAACAGGCCAACCTCTATATAATGGATCCGAATATTATTATTCAGTAACATCGTATTCCTACAACCCTGATCCCCTTGCAATTCCTCAAGTTCTGGAAAATCCTATTACCTCAATCAGAGTTACACCAAAGAGTCCAAACCCTGGTGTTCGATACACTAATACTTATGATAATTCAGTTAGCGGTGTAACGCATACATCCAAGACATCGAGTAAGTCGGATGGAAATGTAATCGTATCGGTTAAAGACCCTTCAAGAGTAACCGGTCATACTTATAAGGTCACATTTGAAAAAGTTGGGACCACCAATAATATTGTCTGGAATGTTACTGATATTACTACCGGTGCTAAAAAGGCAAGTAATATTACTAACCAATCCGGTGATAATTCTTATCCTATTATTGACGGACTAGAAATTAAAGTAACAGGTCCGCCAAATGATTTTACCGCATTCAAAGTAACTGCTAATGCTAACGGTTCATTGAATCCACCGGAAATTGGTACATATGCATTTAACAGTAATGGCTTTCCGCTTTATAATGATGAAGACCGGCCTGCGGCAAGGCAACAAATACATGCAGGAGTCTGGGGCATAGCAACAGGTATGACTGCTGCAAATGACGGAAGCTATGCATACTTCTTAACCCGGTCTCCGCGTGAGGACAACTTCACAAGAATTATTCCTTATGATTTTGAAATTCGTTTTACCTCAACAGGAAGTAAAGCCAACTTTGCATGGACCGATGGAGTTACAAAACAAATTCCGTTTGAAATATGGAATACCGGCATTGGAACGCCAAGCGATCCAACAGACGATTATAAACTTTGCGCTTTAATCTATGATATAGATGAAGATGGTGTTTTTAGTTTGGATAAACTTGACCATGGACTTTCAGGCGGTAATGATGATACGGAAACAGATTGGATTTATATCTATGATGTTGCCGATCATACACCGGGAACTAAAGGATACGATGCTGTCATTGCAGCAGATTATGACGCTGGTGCAACATCTACTATGGGTGGAGAAATTCTAGCTCGTTTAGTTCTTGTTTCCTGGAATAATGGATCTGTAAGTGCAGCGGACTACCCGGCTAACTTGCGAGCAACTATGCCCGAACAAGGGACTATATTCAGAATTGAAACAACAAAACCAAATTCAGTAAATGACGAGTTTACTTTTACTGCACCCGCAAATAGTAACGATGTTGATCTTGCTAAAGATGATGTTAAGAAAATTAATGTCTTTCCAAATCCTTATTACGGAGTAAATACACAAGAACAGAATAAATATTTCCGTTGGATTACTTTCAGTCATTTGCCAAATAGAGCAACAATAAGAATAGTAAATATTGCTGGTGAAATGATAAGGGTAATTGAGAAAGACAATAATTCACAATTTGAAAGATGGGATTTGTTGAACGGTTCTGGTTTACCGGCCGCAAGCGGGCTTTACATTGCTTTTATTGAAATGCCTGATCTCGGTGTTACTAAAACTCTAAAGTTTTCAATAGTCCAAGAACAGCAAATACTAGATAAATTTTGAAAAAAAAGGTTTGAGGATAAAAATGAAAAATAAAATCAAAATAATATTAATAGTACTTCTTGTGGTCATGCAAGCTATAACATTTGCCAGCGGAGGATCTAGAAATGGAACCGGTGGAGCTTCACAACTACTAATTCCCGTTGGTGCGCGCGGTATCGGTTTAAATGGTGCCAATATTTCTTCTCTTACGGGATTAGATGCTCTTTATTGGAATCCTGCTGGGTTATCACGTGGCAGCCAATCGGTTGAAGCTTCGTTTTCTTATATGTCACATATAGCCGATATCGGTATAAACTATGCTGCTATTTCTGTTCAACTTAATAGTATAGGTTCCTTAGCATTTGCTATAAAATCACTTTCAATGGATGATATTCCGGTAACAACTGTTGAAAATCCTGATGGGACCGGACAAACATATAATCCTCAATTGATGACGATGGGTTTAACATTTGCTAAAAATCTCAGCGATAGAGTATCTGTAGGAATAACGGCAAATCTAATTAGCGAAACTTTAAATCTTGTTAGTACAACAGGTATTTCATTCAATCTTGGTGTGATGTATTCAGGATTAGCCGGTGTTGATGGTTTGTCTTTTGCAATGGCTATGAAAAATCTTGGGCCTCAAATGAAATATGGAGGCTCCGGATTAAATATTCAAGCTGAAGCCCCGGATTTGACAAGACCTATACAGTATTATAAAATTGATCCGGCTCCATTTGATTTACCTTCATCATTTGAGATTGGATTGGCATACAAACCAG is a genomic window containing:
- a CDS encoding PorV/PorQ family protein, with the translated sequence MKNKIKIILIVLLVVMQAITFASGGSRNGTGGASQLLIPVGARGIGLNGANISSLTGLDALYWNPAGLSRGSQSVEASFSYMSHIADIGINYAAISVQLNSIGSLAFAIKSLSMDDIPVTTVENPDGTGQTYNPQLMTMGLTFAKNLSDRVSVGITANLISETLNLVSTTGISFNLGVMYSGLAGVDGLSFAMAMKNLGPQMKYGGSGLNIQAEAPDLTRPIQYYKIDPAPFDLPSSFEIGLAYKPVISGSSTINLSSSFQNNNFSSDQYKIGAEYCYNDLLFIRGGYTFAPEYEAGTFLYRYTVGFGLKYNIGNVDVKFDYAYRDVKYFDSSHMFGVTLSF
- a CDS encoding STAS domain-containing protein gives rise to the protein MTGSAKDNEFSDTLKKLISEGKKNIIIDLKETGFMNSSGLGILIAGYTAVKNGDGELKLANLTDKIESLLLITKLNTVFSNFESVEEAVNSFAK
- a CDS encoding TonB-dependent receptor — its product is MKKTLTFFILLFITASSIAVAATGKIKGRVVDIATREPLIGANVVVIGTSFGAATDLNGEYVISNLEAGTYEVKASFISYTSSSVTNVRVSSDLTTELNFELSSQDVSMGEITIVARRELVNKSNTNAIHVTSREDIENLPVRGMNNIFGLSAGVVLQDNTVFIRGGRIDETGFYLEGVNVRNPMTGNNAVRVVQDAVEEVEVQVGGYTAEYGGANAGIIRQQLKSGTSSFKGTLDYATDNITFKSKDNAYDGKQRLGAYWYGYDELTGSLSGPLLSEKVKFFILGNYNYQRDPNPQRYPGIDLGMYRDASTQDSINLVYPGGALLDNQNRAVTFSSTISVDLNPIQIRFAGTYTNQSFQNPMNSNRVAGSISNMLNTSRTEQRDANNGSGSVKITHVLSNKMYYDITLGYFFQSQKFYDPFLKDNFMAYGDSLANAQFGFTNFQSMYVRPSQVSVYGFAFSKPGDPLAGYGKFRRENFTLSGTFSWDPNKIHSIKIGGEYQKYVMRNYSWANGTAVALAGLISARGTKTIEQVMQTRGVNNYGYDVLGNELNDDPFFGPHRPVFAAAFMQDKITFEDIILNLGLRFDYIDTDTYEFVDPTFPDAAFNFSSNYDIIPEGLKRVPSYSYLSPRIGVSFPVTDVTMFHAQYGKFIQQTRLADIYQGYYASARNLVGGNYLPQPIAFSLQPTKTIQYELGLTQQIGDFASFDLTGYYKDIKDQVTYQMVIASKESQTKNYPVYANGDFSTTKGVELSFQMRRINRIAINASLSFQDAQGTGSFPNSNSGMVAGAEGVTFLPNYVSPLVFNNSYRGSINFDYHFGINDGPSLLHEFGASLLMNFSSGHPFTRGVGAADLEGNPRGRVPVESLNASVTPSSFQVDLRVDKTIHLFDKMKLNIYLFVINLFDRKNVENVFLRTGSNTDDGYISNPQLSGQLVNQLGYADMYRAINIDYYQQYQQVANTYLMTNPYFWGPPRQIRLGLRLEY
- a CDS encoding alpha/beta hydrolase-fold protein — translated: MFFAVVTISCNSGDAGIIPESRTSVKNDSLFLDRTYHIFVPESYTVQGDPAPLVFVFHGAGDTGINFENYSGLDNEALNFGAIVVYPDAKTANWNEGCDCNIASRLQIDDLGFVKFLVNKIKKEYKIDSSRIYAVGFSQGGLFAQYIACAASDLFAAVAIEAATFSVPLSENCFPKQSKNILMINGTTDHVLPYEGNLNDGKFSLLSANAAIKLWAAKNSCSSTPVVEYFQNSTGFKIRKEIYGNCRDAVEVVIYIVENGGHDWFLSPELYAPKVIMDFFKRH